One window of the Archangium primigenium genome contains the following:
- a CDS encoding flavin-containing monooxygenase, with protein sequence MTTTTPGERSFSPEALKEKYRLEREKRLRTDGNTQYLELSALYADFDKDPYVEPGFTRPALSEDTEVVIVGGGFGGMLAAAQLRKAGVHAFRIVEKGGDFGGTWYWNRYPGAACDVESYVYLPLLEETGYMPTEKYAKAPEIFAHCQRIGRHFDLYKAALFQTQVSGMHWDDTARRWRVTTHRGDTLAARFVIIAGGVLHKAKLPGIPGIETFQGHTFHTSRWDYNYTGGGPTRPMDKLGDKRVGIIGTGATSVQAIPQLGAVAQQLYVFQRTPSGVGVRGNQPTDESWVKTLQPGWQQQRIDNFSAIVSGKRMDVDLVRDGWTYIFERAQGPKPTSAEEAMERRQLHDFGKMEEIRARVDRIVKDPATAEALKPYYNQLCKRPCFHDEYLETFNRPNVKLVDTNGKGVERITPTGVVVDGQEYPVDCLIYASGFELSSSYSRRLGFEIHGRGGTTLTDSWATNGPSTLHGMHCRGFPNLMMFSTTQSGYAINFVHILAEQARHAAHIVQHCAQQGVQVIEPSEKAQEQWWQVILAQLMKTPMAFGGPDCTPGYYNNEGVAPGPNAMRYAGFAGGTLEFVEMLDLWRKQGDLAGLELTRAGSAPTPA encoded by the coding sequence ATGACGACGACCACTCCGGGTGAACGTTCCTTCTCTCCGGAAGCACTCAAGGAGAAGTACCGGCTCGAGCGCGAGAAGCGGCTGCGGACGGACGGCAACACCCAGTACCTGGAGCTCAGCGCGCTCTACGCGGACTTCGACAAGGACCCGTACGTGGAGCCGGGCTTCACGCGCCCCGCGCTGAGCGAGGACACCGAGGTGGTGATCGTCGGCGGAGGCTTTGGCGGCATGCTGGCGGCGGCCCAGCTGCGCAAGGCGGGCGTGCACGCCTTCCGCATCGTGGAGAAGGGCGGCGACTTCGGCGGCACCTGGTACTGGAACCGCTACCCGGGCGCCGCGTGTGACGTGGAGTCCTACGTCTACCTGCCGCTCCTGGAGGAGACGGGCTACATGCCCACGGAGAAGTACGCCAAGGCGCCGGAGATCTTCGCCCACTGCCAGCGCATTGGCCGGCACTTCGACCTGTACAAGGCGGCGCTGTTCCAGACCCAGGTGTCGGGCATGCACTGGGACGACACCGCGCGGCGCTGGCGCGTGACGACCCACCGGGGCGACACGCTCGCCGCGCGCTTCGTCATCATCGCCGGTGGCGTGCTGCACAAGGCCAAGCTGCCGGGCATCCCGGGCATCGAGACCTTCCAGGGCCACACCTTCCACACCAGCCGCTGGGACTACAACTACACGGGCGGCGGCCCCACGCGCCCCATGGACAAGCTGGGCGACAAGCGCGTGGGCATCATCGGCACGGGCGCCACGTCGGTGCAGGCCATTCCCCAGCTCGGGGCGGTGGCCCAGCAGCTCTACGTCTTCCAGCGCACGCCCTCGGGCGTGGGCGTGCGGGGCAACCAGCCCACGGACGAGTCCTGGGTGAAGACGCTCCAGCCGGGCTGGCAGCAGCAGCGCATCGACAACTTCAGCGCCATCGTCTCCGGCAAGCGCATGGACGTGGACCTGGTGCGCGACGGCTGGACGTACATCTTCGAGCGCGCCCAGGGCCCCAAGCCCACCTCGGCCGAGGAGGCCATGGAGCGCCGCCAGCTGCACGACTTCGGCAAGATGGAGGAGATCCGCGCGCGGGTGGACCGCATCGTGAAGGATCCCGCCACCGCCGAGGCGCTCAAGCCCTACTACAACCAGCTGTGCAAGCGGCCGTGCTTCCACGACGAGTACCTGGAGACGTTCAACCGGCCCAACGTGAAGCTCGTGGACACCAACGGCAAAGGCGTGGAGCGCATCACCCCCACGGGCGTGGTCGTCGACGGCCAGGAGTACCCGGTGGACTGCCTCATCTACGCCTCGGGCTTCGAGCTGTCGTCGAGCTACAGCCGGCGCCTGGGCTTCGAGATCCACGGCCGCGGGGGCACGACGCTCACCGACAGCTGGGCCACGAATGGCCCGTCCACGCTGCACGGCATGCACTGCCGGGGCTTTCCCAACCTGATGATGTTCAGCACGACCCAGAGCGGCTACGCCATCAACTTCGTGCACATCCTCGCGGAGCAGGCCCGGCACGCCGCCCACATCGTCCAGCACTGCGCCCAGCAGGGTGTCCAGGTCATCGAGCCCTCGGAAAAGGCGCAGGAGCAGTGGTGGCAGGTCATCCTCGCCCAGCTCATGAAGACGCCCATGGCCTTCGGCGGTCCGGACTGCACGCCGGGCTACTACAACAACGAGGGCGTGGCCCCGGGCCCGAACGCCATGCGCTACGCCGGCTTCGCGGGCGGCACGCTGGAGTTCGTCGAGATGCTCGACCTGTGGCGCAAGCAGGGAGACCTGGCGGGCCTGGAGCTCACGCGGGCCGGGAGCGCGCCCACGCCCGCCTGA
- a CDS encoding TetR family transcriptional regulator encodes MYIPPAPEPKTASRPRDAERTRGAILQAARTLFSTRGYTNTGVREVAELAGVNSSLVGRYFGSKEGLFRATLEHVIDITPILTEALRPRLGQEMTEVLVHHEGASGPLAMMILSAADPAAHAASVQFLQDKVLTPLAEWLGPPDGDERAARLNILWAGFLTASRLLPVRALTDERLASTRRWLEAETQAIVDGRPIRGAE; translated from the coding sequence GTGTACATCCCGCCCGCCCCCGAGCCCAAGACGGCCTCCCGCCCGCGAGACGCCGAGCGCACCCGGGGGGCCATCCTCCAGGCCGCCCGGACGCTCTTCTCCACCCGGGGCTACACCAACACCGGGGTGCGCGAGGTGGCGGAGCTGGCGGGGGTGAACTCCTCGCTCGTGGGGCGCTACTTCGGCTCCAAGGAGGGGCTGTTTCGCGCCACGCTGGAGCACGTCATCGACATCACCCCCATCCTCACCGAGGCGCTGCGGCCCCGCCTGGGCCAGGAGATGACGGAGGTGCTCGTGCACCACGAGGGCGCCTCGGGCCCGCTGGCGATGATGATCCTCTCGGCGGCGGATCCGGCGGCGCACGCGGCGAGCGTGCAGTTCCTCCAGGACAAGGTGCTCACGCCGCTGGCCGAGTGGCTGGGCCCGCCGGATGGAGACGAGCGCGCGGCGCGGCTCAACATCCTCTGGGCGGGCTTCCTCACGGCCTCGCGGCTGTTGCCCGTGCGGGCGCTCACCGACGAGCGCCTGGCCTCCACGCGCCGCTGGCTGGAGGCGGAGACCCAGGCGATCGTCGACGGGCGCCCGATCCGGGGCGCCGAGTGA
- a CDS encoding enoyl-CoA hydratase-related protein, with protein MAEFKVDARGPIEIWTIDGEGRRNAISRAMLAEFQGMVARVSQGHDTRVVILTGAGDKAFCAGADLKERGTMSEAEVRAFLEGLRHTLRALEKSDCVFIAALNGAALGGGTELALTCDLRVAAPAAELGLTEVRLGIIPGGGGTQRLTRLVGPGRAKDLILTGRRLNAAEAFSLGIVNRLAPEGHLLDTAFSLAESIVENAPIAVATAKHAIDDGVSLALDDALALELKHYEKVLTTEDRLEGLKAFAEKRKPVYQGR; from the coding sequence ATGGCGGAGTTCAAGGTCGACGCACGCGGGCCCATCGAGATCTGGACCATCGACGGCGAGGGACGGCGCAACGCCATCAGCCGGGCGATGCTGGCGGAGTTCCAGGGCATGGTGGCCCGGGTGTCCCAGGGGCACGACACGCGCGTGGTCATCCTCACCGGCGCGGGGGACAAGGCCTTCTGCGCGGGGGCGGACCTCAAGGAGCGCGGCACCATGAGCGAGGCCGAGGTGCGCGCCTTCCTCGAGGGGCTGCGGCACACGCTCCGGGCGCTGGAGAAGAGCGACTGCGTGTTCATCGCGGCGCTCAACGGCGCGGCGCTCGGCGGCGGCACGGAGCTGGCGCTCACGTGTGACCTGCGCGTGGCGGCGCCCGCGGCGGAGCTGGGGCTGACCGAGGTGCGCCTGGGCATCATCCCCGGCGGCGGCGGCACCCAGCGGCTCACGCGGCTGGTGGGGCCGGGCCGGGCCAAGGATCTCATCCTCACGGGCCGCCGGCTCAACGCCGCGGAGGCCTTCAGCCTGGGCATCGTCAACCGGCTGGCGCCCGAGGGGCACCTGCTCGACACGGCCTTCTCCCTGGCGGAGAGCATCGTGGAGAACGCCCCCATCGCCGTGGCCACCGCCAAGCACGCCATCGACGACGGCGTGTCCCTGGCGCTCGACGACGCGCTCGCGCTGGAGCTCAAGCACTACGAGAAGGTGCTCACCACCGAGGACCGGCTGGAGGGGCTCAAGGCCTTCGCCGAGAAGCGCAAGCCCGTCTACCAGGGCCGCTAG
- a CDS encoding TIM44-like domain-containing protein, with protein sequence MRTSFNRLVSWTPWLLGGLGLVPLLLPLVAEARGGGGEHYSSGRDRDSGGGGGGALPIELVYWLVRLVISYPHIMLPLVGAGAVAWYFYRKNLHPTGATQRALDQRDAELQTVVSARDVDGWVQALQRADPQFQLEPLLDRTRRLFLAVQDAWFKRDMAPVRPFLSDATSQRFGVQLRLMQAQGVRDALTDIQVLDVGLIGLEQSEWFDTVHLRVRARMRDTDVPATASDAEALQAARSARMETFTEVWSFVRKPGVGTRIGADLFQGKCPHCGAPYDGGASNQCGYCQAIVNSGNYDWTLSEITQGVEYTRHALHVDRLDEAREADPALNLEILEDRTSLLFWKWVDAQSRASTQGLHKVATPDFIAGLDEEQARLRERQLRRVFLECAVGGVIVRGFDQEPGGFDRVHVEVRWSARTGQGPANEKPPALPTVPQRWVFTLRRQHGATTNTSNGMSTDRCAQCNAPLTDSAATTCDFCGTRLGTGERDWVLVSAEPVESWRAGARRPERPASRARPLAPPPVAAHAEAPPAAARGDDIRGDDVRGDDVIADPQERQRLLFMMAALATADGQVDAAERKLLEDCARRWSVPWSQVQMAINTGPSLFTKLVQRGTPAAEVFLARLVEMALVDGRIDRKERRMLEFAAAHLGLEAKLNQLLAGRG encoded by the coding sequence ATGCGGACCTCGTTCAATCGCCTCGTCTCGTGGACCCCCTGGCTGCTCGGAGGCCTGGGGCTCGTGCCGCTGCTCCTGCCCCTCGTGGCCGAGGCCCGGGGCGGCGGCGGAGAGCACTACAGCTCGGGTCGGGACCGGGACTCCGGAGGGGGCGGCGGCGGTGCCCTCCCCATCGAGCTCGTGTACTGGCTGGTGCGGCTCGTCATCTCCTACCCGCACATCATGCTGCCCCTCGTCGGAGCGGGCGCCGTGGCCTGGTACTTCTACCGCAAGAACCTGCACCCCACGGGCGCCACCCAGCGCGCCCTGGATCAGCGCGACGCCGAGCTGCAGACCGTCGTCTCCGCGCGGGACGTGGACGGTTGGGTCCAGGCGCTCCAGCGCGCGGATCCCCAGTTCCAGCTCGAGCCCCTGCTCGACCGCACGCGGCGGCTGTTCCTGGCGGTGCAGGACGCCTGGTTCAAGCGGGACATGGCCCCGGTGCGGCCCTTCCTGTCGGACGCCACGTCCCAGCGCTTCGGCGTGCAGCTGCGGCTGATGCAGGCGCAGGGCGTGCGCGACGCCCTCACCGACATCCAGGTGCTGGACGTGGGGCTCATCGGGCTGGAGCAAAGCGAGTGGTTCGACACGGTGCACCTGCGCGTGCGCGCGCGCATGCGCGACACGGACGTGCCCGCCACCGCCTCGGATGCCGAGGCGCTCCAGGCCGCCCGGAGCGCCCGGATGGAGACCTTCACCGAGGTCTGGTCCTTCGTGCGCAAGCCCGGCGTGGGCACGCGCATCGGCGCGGATCTCTTCCAGGGCAAGTGCCCCCACTGCGGCGCGCCCTACGACGGCGGCGCCAGCAACCAGTGCGGCTACTGCCAGGCGATCGTCAACTCGGGCAACTACGACTGGACGCTCTCGGAGATCACCCAGGGCGTGGAGTACACGCGCCACGCCCTCCACGTGGACCGGCTGGACGAGGCGCGCGAGGCGGACCCGGCGCTCAACCTGGAGATCCTCGAGGATCGCACCTCGCTCCTGTTCTGGAAGTGGGTGGACGCCCAGAGCCGCGCCAGCACCCAGGGCCTGCACAAGGTGGCCACCCCGGACTTCATCGCCGGACTGGACGAGGAGCAGGCCCGGCTGCGCGAGCGCCAGTTGCGGCGGGTGTTCCTCGAGTGCGCCGTGGGCGGGGTGATCGTGCGCGGCTTCGATCAGGAGCCCGGCGGCTTCGACCGGGTCCACGTCGAGGTGCGCTGGAGCGCGCGCACCGGCCAGGGCCCCGCGAACGAGAAGCCCCCCGCCCTGCCCACCGTGCCCCAGCGCTGGGTGTTCACGCTGCGGCGCCAGCACGGCGCCACCACCAACACCTCCAACGGCATGTCCACGGATCGCTGCGCCCAGTGCAACGCGCCCTTGACGGACTCGGCCGCCACCACGTGTGACTTCTGCGGCACGCGGCTGGGCACGGGCGAGCGCGACTGGGTGCTCGTCTCGGCCGAGCCCGTGGAGTCCTGGCGCGCCGGGGCCCGGCGTCCCGAGCGCCCCGCGTCCAGAGCGCGGCCCCTGGCCCCGCCGCCCGTCGCCGCGCACGCGGAGGCGCCACCGGCCGCCGCCCGGGGAGACGACATCCGGGGCGACGACGTCCGGGGAGACGACGTCATCGCGGATCCCCAGGAGCGCCAGCGCCTGCTGTTCATGATGGCCGCGCTCGCCACCGCGGACGGCCAGGTGGACGCCGCCGAGCGCAAGCTGCTGGAGGACTGCGCCCGGCGCTGGAGCGTGCCCTGGAGTCAGGTGCAGATGGCCATCAACACCGGCCCGAGCCTCTTCACCAAGCTCGTGCAGCGCGGCACGCCCGCGGCGGAAGTCTTCCTCGCGCGGCTCGTGGAGATGGCGCTGGTGGACGGCCGCATCGACCGCAAGGAGCGGCGCATGCTGGAGTTCGCCGCCGCCCACTTGGGGCTCGAGGCGAAGCTCAACCAGCTGCTCGCGGGGCGCGGCTAG
- a CDS encoding peptidylprolyl isomerase: MSARKTVGGAGPTRTSTGSFEGDHLLRKLESARKGPAAAAPPADVQDLGDEGTDPGAKALVEGLEDVVAPSLENLKVTVPNDLGVSQGELLMRFHELVRAHSPSRPRKAGEPVRMGDQVELDTLGYAQGRLIPFSARTGLELEMAPSDLLPGLCEGLEGTPVGGSTQVDVVLPDSYPVEALRGTPATFLVDVVSAREVKVPKDAESDAFVRKLGRGDTLEALMEALASDIADERADDAWLEAQERVLDEVILRTEVAITPELVDEEIRRNWNTGEAPLLVSKNFGPDEMQESLDGWMMDPNTRLETDRRLRIAYALRAIIERDGVTLTPESLEEVLQEAIIPFGLSLEEARSALADPALAETIRHSALQVVAVRHVMRHAEVEFEGVPGRFSGSGKPLR; this comes from the coding sequence GTGTCTGCTCGCAAGACTGTCGGGGGCGCGGGTCCTACCCGCACGAGTACGGGTTCCTTCGAGGGCGATCACCTCCTGCGCAAGCTGGAGTCGGCGCGCAAGGGGCCCGCCGCGGCGGCGCCGCCCGCCGACGTCCAGGATCTGGGTGACGAGGGGACCGACCCCGGGGCCAAGGCCCTGGTGGAGGGCCTCGAGGACGTCGTGGCCCCCTCGCTGGAGAACCTCAAGGTCACCGTGCCCAACGACCTGGGCGTCTCCCAGGGCGAGCTGCTGATGCGCTTTCACGAGCTCGTGCGCGCCCACTCGCCCTCGCGTCCGCGCAAGGCCGGGGAGCCCGTGCGCATGGGGGACCAGGTGGAGCTGGACACGCTCGGCTACGCCCAGGGCCGCCTCATTCCCTTCAGCGCCCGCACGGGCCTGGAGCTGGAGATGGCGCCCTCGGATCTGCTGCCCGGCCTGTGCGAGGGCCTGGAGGGCACGCCCGTGGGCGGCAGCACGCAGGTGGACGTGGTGCTGCCGGACAGCTACCCCGTGGAGGCGCTGCGCGGCACGCCCGCCACCTTCCTCGTGGACGTGGTGTCCGCGCGCGAGGTGAAGGTGCCCAAGGACGCCGAGAGCGATGCCTTCGTGCGCAAGCTGGGCCGCGGCGACACGCTCGAGGCGCTCATGGAGGCGCTCGCCTCGGACATCGCCGACGAGCGCGCGGACGACGCGTGGCTGGAGGCCCAGGAGCGCGTGCTCGACGAAGTCATCCTGCGCACCGAGGTGGCCATCACCCCGGAGCTGGTGGACGAGGAGATCCGCCGCAACTGGAACACCGGCGAGGCCCCCCTGTTGGTGAGCAAGAACTTCGGGCCGGACGAGATGCAGGAGTCGCTCGACGGCTGGATGATGGACCCCAACACCCGTCTGGAGACGGACCGGCGCCTGCGCATCGCGTACGCGCTCCGGGCCATCATCGAGCGCGACGGCGTGACGCTCACCCCCGAGTCGCTCGAGGAGGTGCTGCAGGAGGCCATCATCCCGTTCGGCCTGTCGCTGGAGGAGGCACGGAGCGCGCTGGCGGATCCCGCGCTGGCCGAGACCATCCGCCACTCGGCGCTCCAGGTGGTGGCGGTGCGCCACGTGATGCGCCACGCGGAGGTGGAGTTCGAGGGCGTGCCCGGCCGCTTCTCCGGCTCGGGCAAGCCCCTGCGCTAG
- a CDS encoding SMI1/KNR4 family protein, with translation MEDSRALVRHIRTRLGVARDVWRASDARGGAARGHFFGARKHRFELSPPVSEEAVHQWEAAFQVELPGAYRTFLTQLGVQGAGPFYGLDSPWGLSRKSAEARADYGRWMRAPCPVLEQLPPGDAEDTRWLELMGGPDWEARFDQDVWSPSQGTLPLVQVGCGEEIVLILNGPLRGRLCQLCEVWQTPRVHAAPDFLTWYADWLEDVILGADLSVRA, from the coding sequence ATGGAAGACTCCCGCGCCCTCGTTCGACACATCCGCACCCGGCTCGGCGTGGCGCGGGACGTGTGGCGCGCGAGCGACGCGCGCGGCGGCGCGGCACGGGGCCACTTCTTCGGCGCGCGCAAGCACCGCTTCGAGCTGTCGCCCCCGGTGTCCGAGGAGGCCGTGCACCAGTGGGAGGCGGCGTTCCAGGTGGAGCTGCCCGGGGCCTACCGCACGTTCCTGACCCAACTGGGCGTGCAGGGCGCGGGGCCCTTCTATGGGCTGGACAGCCCCTGGGGCCTGTCGCGCAAGAGCGCCGAGGCCCGCGCCGACTACGGGCGGTGGATGCGGGCGCCCTGTCCGGTGCTCGAGCAGCTGCCCCCCGGAGACGCCGAGGACACGCGCTGGCTGGAGCTCATGGGCGGGCCGGACTGGGAGGCGCGCTTCGATCAGGATGTCTGGTCCCCCTCCCAGGGCACGCTGCCGCTCGTCCAGGTGGGCTGTGGCGAGGAGATCGTCCTCATCCTCAATGGCCCCCTGCGCGGGCGGCTGTGCCAGCTGTGCGAGGTGTGGCAGACCCCCCGGGTGCACGCCGCGCCGGACTTCCTCACCTGGTACGCGGACTGGCTCGAGGACGTGATCCTCGGCGCGGACCTGTCCGTCCGCGCCTGA
- a CDS encoding SDR family NAD(P)-dependent oxidoreductase, which produces MRRAYAVVTGASSGIGRELAKVLAREGYALVLVARRTEALRELADALLQAHGTPSVVVGVDLVTPEGVDELVREVRTRGLDVEVLVNSAGSGLAGAFTSLSVEPQLAMIDLNVRVLTALTHAFLPALVTRRRGYVLHLASMAAFQPGPLMAVYYATKAYVLSFSHALHEEMRGTGVHVTALCPGYTETEFAARAAEDSRPRLFQGSFGRSEPRVVAEVGWRAVRRNQAQVVPGLRGVLGTWFMRLLPRPLQVRMARYINTSTGPGVSRA; this is translated from the coding sequence ATGAGACGCGCATACGCGGTGGTGACGGGGGCCTCCAGTGGGATTGGCCGGGAGCTGGCGAAGGTGCTCGCGCGCGAGGGTTATGCGCTGGTGTTGGTGGCCCGGCGCACCGAGGCGCTGCGCGAGCTGGCGGACGCGCTGCTGCAAGCGCACGGCACGCCCTCGGTGGTGGTGGGGGTGGACCTGGTGACGCCCGAGGGCGTGGACGAGCTGGTGCGCGAGGTGCGCACCCGCGGGCTGGACGTCGAGGTGCTGGTGAACAGCGCGGGCAGTGGCCTGGCGGGGGCCTTCACCTCGCTGTCCGTGGAGCCGCAACTGGCGATGATCGATCTCAACGTCCGGGTGCTCACCGCGCTCACCCATGCCTTCCTGCCCGCGCTGGTGACGCGGCGGCGCGGGTACGTGCTGCACCTGGCGTCGATGGCCGCCTTCCAGCCCGGGCCGCTCATGGCCGTCTACTACGCCACCAAGGCGTACGTGTTGTCCTTCTCCCATGCCCTCCACGAGGAGATGCGGGGCACGGGCGTGCACGTGACGGCGCTGTGCCCGGGCTACACGGAGACGGAGTTCGCCGCCCGGGCGGCCGAGGACAGCCGGCCCCGGCTCTTCCAGGGCTCGTTCGGCCGGAGCGAGCCGCGCGTGGTGGCCGAGGTGGGGTGGCGGGCCGTGCGCCGCAACCAGGCCCAGGTGGTGCCCGGCCTGCGGGGCGTGCTCGGCACGTGGTTCATGCGGCTGCTGCCCCGGCCGCTCCAGGTGCGCATGGCGCGCTACATCAATACGAGCACGGGCCCCGGGGTGTCCCGGGCGTGA
- a CDS encoding carotenoid oxygenase family protein, which translates to MSVSGGMMRAPGLPPGTLRLEVREGRWPEGLPGHTFVIGPTPLPGQPFFFGPGALHRLDLAPVEGRLHWHTGRVMTEGLQVLSQLPRELFQDPRFLPMFGPVPNAANTALVPIQDGRLLATFDAGRPVEVDPRALAYVTPVGALSEWKITAPGVVQPLVMSPAHPFFDPFESRLYTTNTTSQPLHGTSLSRKALDTWVCRWDGEGALQRWHVNGAPFSQYIHEVLATRSFLVWTDSAVYPQEPGERWGLPRALPQNPYTDIAIVRKRDLVDGAREVEARVIRVPLEGAHIFADYDDDGERLTLWLAHANAIELPTVVAPGDVQYLTGEPVDPALYGLPTQADLNPFGRYVLHVDSGEVESHTRVLSPELWGLGLFARDQRPQALGRHHTAWVAYSGFEPGALTRRMMALYGNHPHRVVPPAQLPRERKSSALVRVELGRMEVTDGYALGGGRVASSPTWIPGDGEGWLQALVWSEQDTEVWLFRADRLSAGPVARLGAEGFRLPYTLHTAWLPEARARTSGYRVDFAEDIGPDYQRLAAPVREAVERILDRG; encoded by the coding sequence ATGTCCGTATCCGGTGGGATGATGCGCGCGCCCGGCCTGCCGCCGGGCACCCTGCGGCTCGAGGTGCGCGAGGGGCGCTGGCCCGAGGGGCTCCCGGGGCACACGTTCGTCATCGGGCCCACGCCCCTGCCGGGTCAGCCCTTCTTCTTCGGGCCCGGGGCCCTGCACCGCCTGGACCTGGCGCCCGTCGAGGGCCGCCTGCACTGGCACACGGGTCGGGTGATGACCGAGGGCCTCCAGGTCCTCTCCCAACTGCCGCGCGAGCTCTTCCAGGATCCCCGCTTCCTGCCGATGTTCGGGCCCGTGCCCAACGCCGCCAACACCGCCCTGGTGCCGATTCAGGACGGGCGGCTGCTGGCCACCTTCGACGCGGGTCGGCCCGTGGAGGTGGATCCCCGCGCGCTCGCGTACGTCACCCCCGTGGGCGCCCTCAGCGAGTGGAAGATCACCGCCCCGGGCGTGGTCCAGCCGCTCGTCATGTCGCCGGCGCACCCCTTCTTCGATCCCTTCGAGTCGCGCCTGTACACCACCAACACCACGAGCCAGCCGCTGCACGGCACCTCGCTGTCGCGCAAGGCGCTGGACACCTGGGTGTGCCGCTGGGACGGGGAGGGCGCCCTCCAGCGCTGGCACGTGAACGGCGCGCCGTTCTCCCAGTACATCCACGAGGTGCTCGCCACGCGCTCGTTCCTCGTGTGGACCGACTCGGCCGTCTACCCGCAGGAGCCCGGCGAGCGCTGGGGCCTGCCGCGCGCGCTGCCGCAGAACCCGTACACGGACATCGCCATCGTGCGCAAACGCGACCTCGTGGACGGGGCGCGCGAGGTCGAGGCGCGGGTCATCCGCGTGCCCCTGGAGGGGGCCCACATCTTCGCGGATTACGACGACGATGGCGAGCGGCTCACGCTCTGGCTCGCGCACGCCAACGCCATCGAGCTGCCCACCGTGGTGGCCCCCGGTGACGTGCAGTACCTCACCGGCGAGCCCGTGGATCCCGCCCTGTATGGCCTGCCCACCCAGGCGGACCTCAACCCCTTCGGCCGCTACGTGCTCCACGTGGACTCGGGCGAGGTGGAGTCGCACACGCGCGTGCTCAGCCCCGAGCTGTGGGGCCTGGGCCTGTTCGCGCGCGACCAGCGGCCCCAGGCGCTCGGCCGTCACCACACGGCCTGGGTCGCCTACTCGGGCTTCGAGCCCGGCGCGCTCACCCGGCGCATGATGGCGCTCTATGGCAACCACCCGCACCGCGTGGTGCCCCCGGCGCAGCTGCCCCGCGAGCGCAAGTCCTCGGCGCTCGTGCGCGTGGAGCTCGGGCGCATGGAGGTGACGGACGGGTACGCGCTGGGCGGGGGTCGGGTGGCCTCCTCGCCCACGTGGATTCCCGGCGACGGGGAGGGGTGGTTGCAGGCGCTCGTGTGGAGCGAGCAGGACACCGAGGTGTGGCTGTTCCGCGCGGACCGGCTCTCGGCGGGCCCGGTGGCGCGCCTGGGGGCGGAGGGCTTCCGGCTGCCCTACACCCTGCACACGGCGTGGCTGCCCGAGGCGCGCGCGCGCACGAGCGGCTACCGGGTGGACTTCGCCGAGGACATCGGCCCGGACTACCAGCGGCTGGCCGCGCCCGTGCGCGAGGCGGTGGAGCGGATTCTCGACCGCGGGTAG
- a CDS encoding DsbA family oxidoreductase, whose amino-acid sequence MKPVKIDIFSDVVCPWCLIGTERLNKVLVSQGLRETAQVRYHAFMLRPDAPEGGTHLREELRAKYGADPQAMFARVEAAARESGLALDLSRQTMSYPTVRAHTLLRHAHAKGTQEALARALFEAHFHDALDISSPDVLQRLARAHGFTDEETLRILQDTEELATTRADADEARQQGIQGVPFFIFNDRLALSGAQPENVFREALRQALQE is encoded by the coding sequence ATGAAGCCCGTGAAGATCGACATTTTCTCCGACGTCGTGTGCCCGTGGTGCCTCATCGGCACCGAGCGGCTGAACAAGGTCCTCGTGTCCCAGGGCCTGCGGGAGACGGCCCAGGTGCGCTACCACGCGTTCATGCTGCGGCCGGATGCTCCCGAGGGCGGCACCCACCTGCGCGAGGAGCTGCGGGCCAAGTACGGCGCGGATCCCCAGGCCATGTTCGCCCGGGTCGAGGCCGCCGCGCGCGAGAGCGGCCTCGCGCTCGACCTGTCCCGGCAGACCATGAGCTACCCCACCGTGCGCGCCCACACGCTCCTGCGCCACGCCCACGCCAAGGGCACCCAGGAGGCCCTGGCCCGCGCGCTCTTCGAGGCGCACTTCCACGACGCGCTCGACATCTCCTCGCCGGACGTGCTCCAGCGCCTCGCGCGCGCGCACGGCTTCACCGACGAGGAGACGCTCCGGATCCTCCAGGACACCGAGGAGCTGGCCACCACCCGCGCCGACGCCGACGAGGCCCGTCAGCAAGGCATCCAGGGCGTGCCCTTCTTCATCTTCAATGATCGCCTCGCCCTGTCCGGGGCCCAGCCGGAGAACGTCTTCCGCGAGGCCCTGCGGCAAGCGCTCCAGGAATAA